From one uncultured Methanoregula sp. genomic stretch:
- a CDS encoding ATP-binding protein, whose protein sequence is MKLPAAFEKGDLFWYAIIAGTAAAALLATFAGLLFGISTGIPHLLYIPVVLAAYKYPRRGAVIAGCIGGIYLLIVILLAGSSPVILAEALVRTLVIVVIGWLIATLLIRLREQEDLYQGLFDHSEGGSILIADIGKNRTIEEINWKAATILHRKAADLKGTSVTTIWSGEDNQEFFGRLSREGAVYATETKFTLPDENTFIVLVSAASLPGERAILTFFDITGRVHAEHALKMANDKLSLLSQFSSDHLHHLVDDIIETVDEADTRCRDTGIHTYFEQIRALAWSVARQLFLTESYKDLGTVPPVWISVQRLFETTRLPSDDGTVSIRCWTGRLEVYADPLFSDVLSHLLENSLRHSGGRVKNIVVTYHETPDGLDLCIRDDGAGIPPGKKQQIFEYDAGGHAGIGLFICRQIVEVTDMTIQETGSEGQGARFVIHVPPGGYRIEGTGDDAPPLPLSSEPVLHPVKHSTGAIVKELGSPEFSIAETLWTDYHNTKGDKTTDRIFAAFHDGQAVSVARCKRHPDGFEVDGVFTPVSQRGHGYANAVVWALVDACGQETLYMHSVWDLAGFYGNYGFVPIDEKELPPTIRERFAWAQGEMQGANVRPMRRNPNPA, encoded by the coding sequence ATGAAATTACCCGCTGCTTTTGAGAAAGGCGATCTCTTCTGGTACGCGATAATTGCCGGAACGGCGGCGGCTGCACTTCTCGCAACATTTGCCGGACTCCTTTTTGGAATCTCGACTGGCATTCCCCATCTCCTGTATATTCCGGTTGTTCTCGCCGCATACAAGTACCCGCGCCGGGGAGCCGTCATCGCCGGGTGCATTGGTGGTATCTACCTCCTCATTGTCATCCTCCTTGCAGGTTCATCGCCGGTTATTCTTGCCGAAGCTCTGGTACGCACGCTTGTCATCGTCGTTATCGGGTGGCTGATCGCAACACTTCTCATCCGGCTCCGGGAGCAGGAAGATCTCTACCAGGGTCTCTTCGATCATTCGGAGGGTGGCAGTATCCTCATCGCCGATATCGGCAAGAACCGTACAATCGAGGAGATCAACTGGAAAGCTGCTACCATTCTCCACCGGAAAGCTGCTGACCTGAAAGGCACTTCAGTTACTACCATCTGGAGCGGGGAGGATAACCAGGAGTTTTTCGGACGGCTCTCCCGTGAGGGGGCGGTATATGCCACTGAGACGAAATTCACCCTGCCGGATGAGAACACGTTTATCGTGCTTGTTTCGGCTGCCTCGCTCCCCGGTGAACGGGCGATCCTCACCTTCTTCGATATTACCGGTCGTGTCCATGCCGAGCATGCACTGAAGATGGCAAACGACAAACTCAGCCTCCTCTCCCAATTCTCATCAGACCACCTTCACCACCTGGTTGACGATATCATTGAGACCGTTGATGAAGCCGATACCCGCTGCAGGGATACCGGGATACACACATATTTTGAACAGATCCGGGCGCTCGCATGGAGCGTGGCCCGCCAGCTCTTCCTCACCGAGTCCTACAAGGATCTCGGGACGGTTCCCCCCGTCTGGATAAGCGTGCAGCGGTTGTTTGAGACCACCCGTCTTCCTTCGGATGACGGAACCGTCTCGATACGGTGCTGGACAGGGCGCCTCGAAGTCTATGCAGATCCGCTTTTTTCCGATGTCCTCTCCCATCTCCTGGAGAATTCCCTGCGGCACAGCGGGGGCCGGGTAAAGAACATCGTTGTCACGTATCACGAGACACCTGACGGGCTTGATCTCTGTATCAGGGATGATGGTGCGGGTATCCCTCCCGGCAAGAAACAGCAGATATTCGAGTATGATGCCGGGGGACATGCCGGGATCGGGCTCTTCATCTGCCGGCAGATCGTCGAGGTAACCGATATGACCATACAGGAGACCGGTTCCGAAGGACAGGGTGCCCGGTTTGTTATCCATGTTCCGCCCGGCGGGTACCGTATCGAGGGCACCGGTGATGATGCCCCCCCGCTCCCCTTGTCATCTGAGCCGGTACTGCATCCCGTAAAACACAGCACCGGTGCAATCGTTAAGGAACTGGGTTCCCCTGAGTTTTCCATCGCGGAGACGCTCTGGACCGATTACCACAATACAAAGGGAGATAAAACAACAGACCGCATTTTTGCAGCTTTTCATGACGGGCAGGCCGTCTCGGTTGCGCGATGCAAACGGCACCCGGACGGTTTTGAAGTGGACGGCGTCTTCACTCCGGTCAGCCAGAGAGGCCACGGGTATGCAAATGCCGTTGTCTGGGCACTGGTCGATGCATGCGGGCAGGAGACTCTCTACATGCATTCGGTCTGGGACCTTGCCGGGTTCTATGGCAACTATGGTTTCGTCCCGATTGATGAGAAGGAACTCCCGCCAACCATCCGTGAACGGTTCGCATGGGCCCAGGGTGAGATGCAGGGGGCAAATGTCCGCCCGATGAGACGGAATCCAAACCCGGCCTGA
- a CDS encoding NADH-quinone oxidoreductase subunit B family protein, with product MTYLAKSPWIIHYDASSCNGCDIEILACLTPMYDVERFGIINTGNPKHADIFVVTGSINEANREVIQNIYNQMPDPKVVVAVGICACSGGVFRECYNVAGGIDKLIPVDVYVPGCAARPESIIDGIVTALGVLEEKRSKNVHSPVVTDHGHAEHHRHAQGGAQ from the coding sequence ATGACCTACCTTGCCAAATCCCCCTGGATCATCCACTACGATGCGTCGAGCTGCAATGGCTGCGATATCGAGATCCTTGCCTGCCTCACCCCGATGTACGATGTCGAGCGGTTCGGCATCATCAACACCGGCAATCCCAAGCATGCCGACATCTTCGTCGTCACCGGCTCCATCAACGAGGCGAACCGCGAGGTCATCCAGAACATCTACAACCAGATGCCGGATCCGAAAGTTGTCGTTGCCGTTGGTATCTGCGCCTGCTCGGGGGGCGTCTTCCGGGAGTGTTACAATGTTGCCGGCGGGATTGACAAGCTCATCCCGGTTGATGTCTACGTGCCCGGCTGTGCTGCCCGCCCTGAATCCATCATAGACGGGATTGTCACCGCGCTGGGCGTCCTCGAGGAAAAACGGAGTAAGAATGTTCATTCCCCCGTGGTAACCGATCACGGCCATGCAGAACACCACAGGCACGCACAAGGAGGTGCACAATGA
- a CDS encoding complex I subunit 1 family protein, giving the protein MINIIWAIIFVLLAPVAGGLIAGIDRKITAHMQGRVGPSILQPFWDVGKLFEKENAVVNDTQVFYAVCYVIFMAFTGALFFAGGDLLLVIFALTLAQVFLVLGAFAANSPYSYVGAERELLQIMAYEPMVILAAVGMFVATRSFNVSDIAASTTPVVLLIPGIFLGFLYVLTIKLRKSPFDISTSHHAHQEIVKGVTTEFSGPSLGLIEITHWYETVLLLGFVWLFFGANPLIAVIAVIVIYLLEILIDNTNARVRWQFAVKSSWLIAAVVGVVNLAVLYFLNGGAP; this is encoded by the coding sequence ATGATCAACATCATATGGGCAATCATCTTTGTCCTCCTGGCACCTGTTGCCGGCGGCCTTATTGCCGGTATCGACCGGAAGATCACCGCACACATGCAGGGCAGGGTCGGCCCATCGATCCTCCAGCCGTTCTGGGATGTTGGCAAGCTCTTTGAGAAGGAGAACGCCGTCGTGAACGACACGCAGGTCTTCTACGCGGTCTGCTACGTTATCTTCATGGCCTTCACCGGGGCGCTCTTCTTTGCCGGCGGGGATCTCCTGCTCGTCATCTTTGCGCTCACGCTCGCACAGGTATTCCTCGTCCTTGGGGCCTTTGCCGCCAACTCCCCCTACAGCTACGTGGGGGCAGAACGCGAGCTCCTCCAGATTATGGCATACGAACCGATGGTCATTCTTGCCGCTGTCGGTATGTTCGTTGCCACCCGGAGCTTCAACGTATCCGATATCGCGGCCAGCACAACGCCGGTTGTTCTCCTGATACCTGGCATCTTCCTCGGGTTCCTGTACGTCCTCACCATCAAGCTCCGCAAGTCCCCGTTCGATATCTCCACGTCGCACCATGCCCACCAGGAGATTGTCAAGGGAGTTACCACGGAGTTCTCGGGCCCGTCACTGGGTCTTATCGAGATCACCCACTGGTACGAGACGGTTCTCCTGCTTGGCTTTGTCTGGCTCTTCTTCGGGGCGAACCCGCTGATAGCAGTTATCGCCGTCATCGTGATCTACCTGCTGGAGATTCTTATCGATAACACCAATGCCCGTGTCCGCTGGCAGTTTGCGGTGAAGAGCTCGTGGCTGATCGCTGCAGTTGTGGGCGTGGTCAACCTGGCTGTTCTCTACTTCCTGAATGGAGGCGCACCATGA
- a CDS encoding nickel-dependent hydrogenase large subunit — translation MSKQITVPFGPQHPVLPEPLHLDLVLEDEKVVDVIPTIGYVHRGLEKLVEKREYTEYVFIAERICGICSFIHSQTYVQGIEQIMGLEVPERAQYLRTIWGEYSRLHSHLLWLGLFADSMGFESVFMNAWRLREHILDDLEATTGGRVIQGVCKVGGVRKDITPEKLDEMLKGLKSMEHELTDLNNVFLHDSSMKHRLKGVGVLSKENAYYLGAVGPTARGSGLAIDIRETGYGALGKINFKPVVEHDGDCYARCAIRAREMFTSIDIIEQCIKKIPDGPVEMKVTGAPDGEYFSRTEQPRGEVIHYIKGNGKKNLVRHRVRTPTFTNIPPLVTLLKGCELADVPVIVLSIDPCIGCAER, via the coding sequence ATGTCAAAACAAATAACCGTCCCGTTCGGCCCGCAGCACCCGGTGCTCCCCGAGCCCCTTCACCTCGATCTCGTACTTGAGGACGAGAAGGTCGTGGATGTCATCCCGACGATAGGGTACGTCCACCGGGGTCTTGAGAAACTCGTGGAGAAGCGGGAGTACACCGAGTACGTCTTTATTGCGGAGCGGATCTGCGGTATCTGCAGTTTCATCCACAGCCAGACCTACGTGCAGGGCATCGAGCAGATCATGGGACTTGAGGTTCCCGAGAGGGCACAGTACCTCAGGACGATCTGGGGCGAGTACTCGCGTCTGCATTCCCACCTCCTCTGGCTCGGGCTTTTTGCCGACAGCATGGGCTTTGAGAGCGTCTTCATGAACGCCTGGCGCCTCCGGGAACACATTCTTGACGATCTGGAAGCGACCACGGGAGGCCGGGTCATCCAGGGCGTCTGCAAGGTGGGAGGTGTCCGGAAGGATATCACTCCGGAGAAGCTGGACGAAATGCTCAAGGGGCTCAAAAGCATGGAGCACGAGCTCACTGATCTCAACAACGTCTTCCTGCACGACAGCTCGATGAAACACCGCCTGAAAGGCGTCGGTGTGCTCAGCAAGGAGAACGCATACTATCTCGGTGCTGTAGGACCGACTGCCAGAGGCAGCGGTCTGGCCATCGATATCCGGGAGACCGGATATGGGGCACTCGGCAAGATCAACTTCAAACCCGTAGTGGAGCATGACGGCGACTGTTATGCCCGCTGTGCAATTCGTGCAAGAGAGATGTTCACGTCCATCGATATCATCGAGCAGTGCATCAAGAAGATCCCCGACGGCCCGGTTGAGATGAAAGTGACCGGTGCACCGGATGGTGAGTACTTCTCGCGGACCGAGCAGCCCCGGGGCGAGGTTATCCACTACATCAAGGGGAATGGTAAGAAGAACCTTGTCCGGCACCGGGTGCGGACCCCGACATTCACCAATATCCCGCCGCTCGTCACGCTCCTCAAAGGCTGCGAGCTTGCAGATGTACCGGTGATTGTCCTGAGCATTGATCCCTGTATCGGCTGTGCGGAGCGGTGA
- a CDS encoding DNA-directed DNA polymerase II small subunit — MLDVQEIALRFLETKLQVHPDVVRYIQEQDDPDLIERIIQNVPGDTIVVSAKHIPGITPTRDGTRFLVEPSVEVVSGIAGTSGAITGTGDYLHYFRDRYSRLGGMIRARAGSMPIEGLTKNSRYRQEECTVIGMVVEVKTTTNGHRIAEIEDSSGSVSVLFRKDRPVHEDAEKIIPDEVIGIKGKLSSDGKLFFAETLYRPDIRIDNAPFKSEQPGKAVFISDVHVGSDTFLGECWNRFADWLADNDFSYLLIAGDLVDGIGIYPGQEAELTMKNIYEQYDAFGEMMQKLPSRMKIIISPGNHDVVRGAEPQPVLPEQFTRKFPDNCILVENPALVRLQGVRVLMYHGRSIDDMIGLIPGASYEKSGQMMEEMLIRRHLAPAYGRRTPIAAGKTDRLIIDPLPEILHTGHVHIKGITNYRGVLGINAGTWQSQTKFQKQMNVNPTPALAVVVDLQTLVPETFSFA, encoded by the coding sequence ATGCTTGATGTGCAGGAGATCGCACTCCGCTTCCTTGAGACAAAACTTCAGGTGCACCCCGACGTGGTGCGCTATATCCAGGAGCAGGACGATCCGGACCTGATCGAACGCATCATCCAGAATGTGCCCGGCGATACAATCGTCGTCTCGGCAAAGCACATCCCCGGGATAACCCCCACCCGCGACGGGACGAGGTTCCTTGTCGAACCGAGCGTTGAGGTGGTTTCAGGTATCGCCGGGACTTCCGGAGCAATAACCGGAACCGGTGACTATCTCCACTATTTCCGGGACCGGTACAGCAGGCTTGGCGGCATGATCCGGGCAAGAGCCGGCTCGATGCCTATCGAGGGGCTCACCAAGAATTCCCGGTACCGGCAGGAAGAGTGCACCGTGATCGGGATGGTCGTTGAGGTGAAAACAACCACAAACGGCCACCGCATTGCAGAGATCGAGGACTCGTCCGGGTCGGTTTCCGTACTCTTCCGGAAAGACCGGCCGGTCCATGAAGATGCCGAGAAGATCATCCCGGACGAGGTGATCGGTATCAAGGGGAAACTCTCAAGCGACGGGAAACTCTTCTTTGCCGAGACGCTCTACCGCCCGGATATCCGCATCGACAATGCACCGTTCAAAAGCGAGCAGCCGGGAAAAGCGGTCTTCATCTCCGATGTTCACGTGGGGAGCGACACGTTCCTCGGAGAATGCTGGAACCGCTTTGCCGACTGGCTCGCGGACAACGACTTCTCTTACCTGCTCATAGCGGGCGACCTTGTCGACGGGATCGGCATCTACCCGGGGCAGGAGGCCGAACTGACGATGAAGAACATCTACGAGCAGTACGATGCCTTCGGGGAGATGATGCAAAAACTCCCCTCCCGCATGAAGATCATCATCTCGCCCGGCAACCACGACGTGGTGCGGGGAGCCGAGCCCCAGCCGGTACTACCGGAGCAGTTCACCAGAAAATTCCCCGACAACTGCATCCTTGTTGAGAACCCGGCGCTCGTGCGCCTGCAGGGAGTGCGTGTGCTCATGTATCACGGGCGCTCAATCGATGACATGATCGGCCTCATCCCCGGCGCCTCGTACGAGAAGAGCGGGCAGATGATGGAGGAGATGCTCATTCGCCGCCATCTTGCCCCGGCCTATGGCCGGAGGACACCGATTGCTGCCGGGAAGACCGACCGGCTGATCATCGATCCCCTGCCGGAGATCCTGCATACCGGCCATGTCCATATCAAGGGGATCACCAATTACCGGGGAGTGCTCGGCATCAACGCGGGAACCTGGCAGTCCCAGACCAAGTTCCAGAAACAGATGAATGTCAACCCGACACCGGCGCTTGCGGTTGTTGTCGATCTCCAGACGCTGGTGCCGGAGACGTTCAGTTTTGCATAG
- a CDS encoding 4Fe-4S dicluster domain-containing protein: MTLFQMTKTVIKSLFSRPATLMYPAKPAKKTSNTRGHVKINPDGCITCRSCQRKCPTQAICVEVKEKTWQIDQMRCVVCAVCVDACPTKCLTMDNQYRPAMTARGGLEKFTVAGPKKKEPAAPAPVDAAKPAKE; encoded by the coding sequence ATGACACTGTTCCAGATGACAAAAACGGTCATAAAAAGCCTCTTCTCCCGCCCGGCAACCCTGATGTACCCGGCAAAACCTGCCAAGAAAACGTCCAATACCAGAGGCCACGTGAAGATCAACCCTGACGGTTGCATAACGTGCCGATCCTGCCAGCGCAAGTGCCCCACGCAGGCGATCTGTGTGGAGGTCAAGGAGAAGACCTGGCAGATCGACCAGATGCGCTGCGTGGTCTGTGCAGTCTGCGTTGATGCCTGCCCGACCAAGTGCCTCACCATGGACAACCAGTACCGCCCGGCCATGACCGCCCGGGGCGGTCTTGAGAAGTTCACGGTCGCCGGTCCAAAGAAGAAGGAACCGGCAGCGCCCGCACCCGTGGATGCAGCTAAGCCCGCTAAAGAATAA
- a CDS encoding YHS domain-containing protein, which translates to MATDPVCLMIVDEDDAKYTSVYKNQKYYFCCNWCKKQFEENTKRYTRIANDVSVDLKEAT; encoded by the coding sequence ATGGCAACCGATCCCGTATGTCTGATGATCGTTGACGAAGACGATGCGAAGTACACGAGCGTTTACAAGAACCAGAAATATTATTTCTGCTGTAACTGGTGCAAAAAGCAGTTCGAGGAGAACACGAAGCGTTATACCCGTATTGCCAACGACGTCAGCGTTGACCTCAAGGAAGCAACATAA
- a CDS encoding NADH-quinone oxidoreductase subunit C — protein MMEPQVITPINVGDVVTKAEQAKKDGNRLVQIGCTKIGDDFEIIYVYDKDYKLTSYRITVKQDTEIPSISGAYFGAFVYENEIHDLYGIHVTGINIDFKGTFYKTAIKYPFSVTITKEDDSCQNK, from the coding sequence ATGATGGAACCACAGGTAATAACCCCGATCAATGTCGGGGATGTCGTGACGAAAGCGGAGCAGGCAAAGAAAGACGGTAACCGCCTTGTCCAGATCGGGTGCACGAAGATCGGGGATGATTTCGAGATCATCTACGTTTACGACAAGGATTACAAGCTCACCAGTTATCGCATTACGGTAAAACAGGATACTGAGATCCCGAGCATCAGCGGGGCGTATTTCGGCGCCTTCGTGTACGAAAACGAGATCCACGACCTGTACGGGATTCACGTCACGGGGATAAACATCGATTTCAAGGGCACGTTCTACAAGACTGCGATCAAATATCCGTTCAGCGTGACCATCACCAAGGAGGATGACTCATGTCAAAACAAATAA
- a CDS encoding proton-conducting transporter membrane subunit — protein MQFVQLLLFLILFPLIVACFMLCIRKEIERILIVKLSALVIGVATLYLLITTFDKGAQMVSAIPAEPVGLIMFVLEILIAIVILYLGLKYRKYLVVGLILVQSVMMIYFEAVYAHSVHTASNLFIDEFSIILALIIGIIGSLICVYSLGYMKFFHESHTEIKDRRNWFFFIMFVFLSAMFGLVFSNNITWVYFFWEVTTLCSFLLIGYTKTEEATNNAFSALWMNLLGGIAFAGAILYLAAFGNGIMGLDQLLASGKVIALIPAALIGFAGLTKAAQLPFSSWLVGAMVAPTPVSALLHSSTMVKAGVYIIVRLAPVFQSTFTGYMIAMVGGLTFLLASGIAISQSNAKRVLAYSTIANLGLIVACAGIGTYEAIWAAILLIVFHAISKSLLFLSVGTVEHRIKSREIDDMNGLVVRMPRIAAMMVIGIAGMFLLPFGMLISKWAAIRAFIDAPYGFLFVIILVFGSAMTLFFWAKWMGKIIAVTSDSKNIEGEVDRSEWAALTSLAGLSIVTTLVFPVLSTKLLEPFLLANYGHTAQLSQDNVIIMILMLFLLVVMPLSILLPHRKRRHLAPYMGGRTTTHDMRFSGSLGVQKKTLLSNYYLHDWFGETKLRTTGIWICSILIVVMLAAGAIPGVFR, from the coding sequence GTGCAATTCGTACAGCTTCTGTTGTTTCTCATTTTGTTTCCCCTGATCGTTGCATGCTTCATGCTCTGTATACGAAAAGAGATTGAACGCATCCTGATCGTGAAACTGTCCGCGCTGGTCATCGGTGTGGCAACCTTGTATCTGCTCATCACCACGTTCGACAAAGGGGCCCAGATGGTTTCTGCCATTCCCGCAGAACCGGTCGGGCTTATCATGTTCGTCCTTGAGATACTGATCGCCATCGTCATCCTGTATCTCGGTCTGAAGTACCGGAAGTACCTTGTTGTCGGGCTCATACTTGTCCAGTCCGTGATGATGATCTATTTCGAGGCAGTGTATGCGCATTCCGTTCATACCGCATCGAACCTGTTCATCGATGAGTTCTCCATTATCCTTGCTCTCATCATCGGCATCATCGGCAGCCTCATCTGCGTGTACTCGCTTGGCTACATGAAGTTCTTCCACGAGAGCCATACCGAGATAAAAGACCGGCGCAACTGGTTCTTCTTTATCATGTTCGTCTTTTTATCCGCGATGTTCGGGCTCGTCTTCTCCAATAACATCACCTGGGTCTACTTCTTCTGGGAAGTCACGACCCTGTGTTCGTTCCTCTTAATCGGGTACACAAAGACCGAGGAAGCCACCAACAACGCTTTCTCCGCCCTCTGGATGAACCTGCTCGGTGGTATTGCCTTTGCCGGGGCAATTTTGTATCTTGCAGCGTTCGGGAATGGCATCATGGGCCTTGACCAGCTCCTTGCTTCGGGTAAAGTAATCGCCCTCATCCCGGCAGCCCTGATCGGCTTTGCCGGGCTCACCAAAGCCGCCCAGCTCCCGTTCTCCTCATGGCTTGTCGGGGCGATGGTGGCACCGACACCGGTCTCGGCGCTCCTCCATTCCAGCACCATGGTCAAGGCGGGCGTGTACATCATCGTCCGGCTCGCGCCGGTCTTCCAGTCAACCTTCACCGGCTATATGATAGCAATGGTCGGGGGGCTCACGTTCCTGCTGGCCTCCGGGATCGCCATCTCGCAGAGCAATGCGAAACGCGTTCTCGCGTACTCCACGATTGCCAACCTCGGGCTCATCGTTGCCTGTGCCGGCATCGGGACGTACGAGGCGATCTGGGCTGCGATCCTCTTGATCGTCTTCCACGCGATCTCCAAGTCGCTCCTCTTCCTCTCCGTGGGAACGGTCGAACACCGGATCAAGAGCCGGGAGATCGACGATATGAATGGCCTCGTCGTGCGCATGCCGAGGATCGCCGCCATGATGGTCATCGGCATTGCCGGCATGTTCCTCCTGCCGTTTGGTATGCTCATCTCCAAATGGGCAGCCATCCGGGCATTTATCGACGCGCCCTATGGTTTCCTGTTCGTCATCATCCTCGTGTTCGGTAGTGCGATGACCCTCTTCTTCTGGGCCAAGTGGATGGGCAAGATCATTGCAGTAACAAGTGACAGCAAGAACATCGAAGGGGAGGTTGACCGGAGCGAATGGGCGGCCCTCACCTCTCTTGCCGGGCTCTCGATAGTCACTACGCTTGTCTTCCCGGTACTCTCGACAAAACTCCTGGAGCCCTTCCTCCTCGCAAACTACGGCCATACCGCCCAGCTCTCGCAGGACAATGTCATCATCATGATCCTGATGCTCTTCCTGCTTGTCGTGATGCCGCTCTCGATTCTCCTGCCGCATCGGAAACGCCGTCACCTGGCTCCCTACATGGGTGGCCGGACAACCACGCACGACATGCGGTTCTCGGGTTCCCTCGGGGTCCAGAAAAAGACCCTGCTCTCCAACTACTACCTGCATGACTGGTTCGGCGAGACAAAACTCAGAACGACCGGCATCTGGATCTGTTCCATACTGATCGTAGTTATGCTTGCAGCAGGTGCAATACCGGGGGTATTCAGATGA
- a CDS encoding sodium-translocating pyrophosphatase: MIENVLLIVIAICIIALGLAAILTRNLLSQDEGTPKMREVADAIRVGAEAFIKRQYSTIAILAIVFAFVLYGVYYFTNQQSLALSTAASFIVGAACSAVAGVVAMWIAVRTNIRTAAAAQHSDGKALDFSFRGGAISGLIITSMSLLGVSLTYIALGANPQTTPFVIIGFGFGASFVALFAQLGGGIYTKAADVGADLVGKVEAGIPEDDVRNPATIADLVGDNVGDCAGRGADLFESTAAENIGAMILGVALFPFFGVNGILFPIVMCSLGLLASMIGILSVKGKDGADPMTAMNRGYYITAIISAIFLFFGVQWLLGTVPGWINFFYAGLVGIVLSVLFLRVTLYYTDHHYRPVQEIADASETGAATNIITGFSVGLETTAVPAIMIGLSLLISYGFGNLSGVPNGGLYGTAVATVGMLMVCAYVLTMDTFGPIADNAGGIVEMSQAPQEVRNRMDKLDAAGNTTKALTKGYAIGSASLAVFLLFNAYMADISKLTGKVFDVVNLASVPVFVGALLGAMLVFLFASLAIRAVSKTAQSVITAVRIQFKDPAIMAGTKKPDYAAVIDITTQGALRSMVLPGILVIGFPIIIGVTMKYEALAGFLMVGTITGILMALILNNSGGAWDNAKKYIETGAHGGKKSEAHKAAVVGDTLGDPFKDTAGPSLHVLIKLLATLTLVLAPIFI, encoded by the coding sequence ATGATCGAAAACGTATTACTAATCGTGATTGCGATCTGTATCATCGCTCTGGGCCTTGCCGCAATCCTGACGCGTAATCTCCTCTCTCAGGATGAGGGTACGCCCAAGATGCGCGAGGTCGCGGATGCGATCCGGGTGGGTGCGGAAGCATTCATCAAGCGCCAATACTCGACTATCGCCATACTGGCCATCGTGTTCGCCTTCGTGCTCTACGGGGTGTATTACTTCACCAACCAGCAGTCGCTTGCCCTGTCAACAGCAGCTTCTTTTATCGTTGGTGCAGCCTGCAGTGCAGTCGCAGGTGTCGTTGCCATGTGGATTGCCGTCAGGACCAACATCCGCACGGCAGCCGCAGCCCAGCACAGTGACGGGAAGGCACTCGACTTCTCGTTCCGCGGCGGGGCCATTTCCGGCTTAATCATCACTTCGATGTCACTCCTTGGTGTCTCGCTGACGTACATTGCTCTCGGGGCAAACCCGCAGACCACCCCGTTCGTCATCATCGGGTTCGGGTTCGGTGCCTCGTTCGTGGCACTCTTTGCCCAGCTCGGCGGCGGTATCTACACCAAGGCCGCTGATGTCGGTGCAGACCTTGTCGGCAAGGTCGAGGCCGGTATCCCAGAAGACGATGTCCGGAACCCGGCCACCATTGCAGACCTCGTTGGTGACAACGTCGGTGATTGTGCCGGCCGTGGCGCTGACCTCTTCGAGTCAACAGCAGCCGAGAACATCGGTGCTATGATCCTCGGTGTCGCGCTCTTCCCCTTCTTCGGTGTGAATGGTATCCTCTTCCCCATCGTCATGTGTTCGCTCGGTCTCCTTGCGAGCATGATCGGTATCCTCTCTGTCAAGGGCAAAGACGGGGCCGACCCGATGACGGCCATGAACCGTGGATACTACATCACGGCGATCATCTCCGCGATCTTCCTCTTCTTCGGGGTCCAGTGGCTCCTTGGAACCGTTCCCGGGTGGATCAACTTCTTCTATGCAGGTCTCGTTGGCATCGTACTTTCCGTGCTCTTCCTCCGGGTCACCCTGTATTACACCGACCACCACTACCGCCCGGTGCAGGAGATCGCTGACGCTTCCGAGACAGGAGCAGCAACCAACATCATCACCGGGTTCTCCGTAGGTCTTGAGACCACGGCAGTCCCGGCCATCATGATCGGCCTCTCCCTGTTGATCTCCTACGGGTTCGGTAACTTAAGCGGTGTCCCGAACGGCGGTCTCTACGGGACAGCAGTTGCAACCGTCGGTATGCTGATGGTCTGCGCCTACGTCCTCACCATGGACACCTTCGGCCCCATTGCCGATAACGCCGGTGGTATCGTCGAGATGAGCCAGGCCCCTCAGGAAGTCAGGAACCGCATGGACAAGCTCGATGCAGCCGGCAACACGACGAAGGCGCTCACCAAGGGATACGCCATTGGCAGTGCGTCACTTGCCGTGTTCCTGCTCTTCAATGCCTACATGGCCGACATCAGCAAGCTCACCGGCAAGGTTTTCGACGTTGTTAACCTGGCAAGCGTCCCGGTCTTTGTCGGGGCACTCCTCGGCGCCATGCTCGTCTTCCTCTTTGCGAGCCTCGCCATCCGGGCAGTCTCCAAGACCGCACAGTCCGTGATCACTGCAGTCCGCATCCAGTTCAAGGACCCCGCAATCATGGCAGGCACCAAGAAGCCTGACTACGCAGCGGTCATCGATATCACGACCCAGGGCGCACTCCGGAGCATGGTCCTCCCGGGTATCCTCGTGATCGGGTTCCCGATCATCATCGGTGTCACCATGAAGTACGAGGCCCTTGCCGGCTTCCTCATGGTCGGAACCATCACCGGTATCCTCATGGCACTCATCCTCAACAACAGCGGTGGTGCATGGGACAATGCCAAGAAATACATTGAGACCGGTGCCCACGGCGGCAAGAAGAGCGAGGCCCACAAGGCAGCCGTTGTTGGTGACACGCTCGGCGATCCCTTCAAGGACACTGCCGGCCCGTCACTCCACGTGCTCATCAAGCTTCTTGCTACCTTAACGCTCGTGCTTGCGCCGATCTTTATCTAA